One Pelmatolapia mariae isolate MD_Pm_ZW linkage group LG1, Pm_UMD_F_2, whole genome shotgun sequence genomic window, atttaaatatgcAGTGGTGTAGTATATAATATAGACTCCTAATCATAATATGACTATATTACATGCATATGTATctgttgcttttttattttaaaaatcctaGCAAACTGATATGATCATCATCTTTGCTTTGAACTCACAGTTCATACAGGGGATCAGGCTGACTACATAAGCCTCCCATAAGAGAAAATAACCCTGGATCAGGTAACTGCTTTATCAACTGACATCAACACAAATCGAGACAAGGGCACGCTGAtgttagaataaataaataataaagaaaagaccCATttaacctcaaaaatcttctcAACAAACGTATCTGTCATTCTGTCACGAGCTGTTCATTTATGGGTTTaattgacagaaaaacaaatgaattgaTAGAATATTGATAGTGGTTGTAAATATACAAAGGGTGTACCTCCTACCAGAGTTTATCAACACTAACCcagagaaaaaatataaatatgtaaaaaaaaaaaaaaaaattattggtgCAGACACCACCAAAGATTCTTTATAAAACGCTTTCCACGTGTATGTTCCAAGTAAGTACTCTATCAGTGCAATGAGTGCAAACACAAAGCATCACAGCGTCATCAGAAAATGTTACAGCATCGTGAGCTTTGGAACACACAAAGCCATTTatgtataaaaaagaaaaggcgaCACAACACATTGTGTCAAATAAAACTGGGTTGAATTTCATTTGCTGTGGCCTGTTtgattaaaagaaatgaaaccaCTTTAGTTAAAGAACTGACCTTTAACTAAATTCCAAGCAGACAAATTGTATTAAAAGCAGAAcaaacacaagtaaacaaacaaacaaacaaaaaaacagtcgCGTACACAGCAGGGCTCTCCAGATCTTTTAGAACAAAATGTGCTATTGTAGATATAAGCAAACTGATACTTAACCAAAAATGGCTCAACCGCTTTACATAACCTTTGAGTTATGATCTTTTCAAATACTTTCATAACATTAGAGGTTAAAGTCACTGGCCTATAAACATTGTCTACCTGAGGACAAGGCTTTTCTGGTGCTCAGAAATTGTGCCACACCTGTTTTCAATTGCTGTTTTTCAATAAACATGTGTGCAACAGCATCAGAATTGTATAATACGAGCATTATTTTAATGTACTGCCAAAAAGATCAGCCTTTCTATTGTTTTAATATCTACTGAGTAGTGACGGAGGATATTGACTTATGAAAATATCAAATATCAGGAGGGGTCCAGTTTTTTCCAGCACATCCATAAGACTGTGAATTAATGACTAAAAAGGACTCTGATGGTTATGCAAGCAGGAGTCTCTTTTCCTCTCGCCATTTCCATGTGTGCACACCGTGTGTTTGTATCAGAGAGCATGTGTTCCCAATGGACAGAAAGCAGAATAGTGAAAAAGAGCAGCAGGCTATGTCTAACTTTGACTGAGACCCTCCCTTTGTTGACGGCCAGTTTTAACACATTCTCAGTACTAGTAGCACTGCCAACATGATGCCACAGGCCACTTTAAATAGAAAGAGACGGTAGACTCCTAAACTGCAGACAGCATCTCTTAAGGTATCACTGAATCTGCGCATACCTTCTTTAGAATCCAACTTGAGATGACAACACGTTCAGATAAGGCTATGAGTGACACTGAAGGTAAGCGCAACAGGTTAAATGGTTGTGAGGTTGCTATGGTGtaggcttcttcttcttctttatcttCTTCTGGCTGCTCTGTTTATGGGTCACTACAGTAGATcatctgtcacaccaaccctctgcatgtccttcttCACTACATCCTCAATCTtgtctctaactttgtctccagaCTGCTtgacctgagctgtccctctcaCTGAAAAACATCTTACCATCTTAGCATCTTCTAAGTCTTCCACTTCCAGCTTCCACCTGCTGTCCTTTTGTTAATGCCACTGTGTCCAAACCACATCATAGCAGCTCTCACTATCTATAGAAGGCATAGTGTGGTTCTCCAAAACCACACgtgatttttttattctctCCACAGCCGTGATTGCGTGATCATGATTGGATCATACAGCTTTTACCAGAACAGAGTGCTGTAGGCTTCAGCAGCTCCAAATGGGTGTCAGTGTATAGGACCACAGCAGTTTTGAATAAGAAAGTTAACTTAAGGAAATcataagaaagagaaacagaaacctGAAAGGAATCCAAATTGATTAAAATAGCAagtaaaagttaaaaagggGAAGAATCCAAAAATCCAGTTGAAAGtggttgaaatatttttttttaaaaatctcttgttaaataaaagtaaacagtTCAAATTTTGTTAAACAATGAGTAGATGTTGGTATTATTACCCAAAGGTTAGGATTAAATGTACTTATTATAATGGATATTTGGCGTGCTGAGTAAACATAATAGCCAAATAGTAAGCAGGCCAGCCTTGTGCTTTAGAACAGGTGGTTCTAAAAATGATTTTCAGGGTTTTGTGCAGGTTAACATGTCCAGGCTTCAGCAGTAGATTTATTTCTGAATGGATGCCCCATTCATCAGTCACCACACTGTAAATATCATTACTACATATTAGACCAttcattttgtctttattaaGTACACTTTAGTATAAAAGACTTCTCTTACCGTATTTACTGTTTAAGTTATTTCTGCTATAAATATTCAGTTTTCACtttgagaaaaataagaaatggctgtgagtcaaaaaaaaaagaaaagaaaagtgattCTTGACTTATTGACCTATAATCTGTCAAACACATCTCTCGTGAATGATAACAAGTCAGTGAATATAAAGTGAATATAATGTAAGACGCAGAGTTGGTAGAATAAAGCAGAGTTACCAGTATACTTGACTAATTTTCTTTACTTTATATAAAACCCCTTCGTAAATCATGGTGACTAAATTCTATTCATCAACATAAAAAAGTCCATGGGGCAAAACGCATTCAAACATCGCCAGTCATTTTTTGGCAGACATGTTATAATGCAAATGATAGAATTACAGAATTGGCCTGCACGGATGCATTTTTAATCcgtgttttttttatctgaaatgACAGCAGCGTCAAACGCGTCAAATGACAAACAGACATGAAAGCAGACTCGGAACAAACATGAAAGACATTCACGCATTTTTGCATCTGAGTGTGTAaatccagtgttgggaaggtcacttttaaaatgtattccactacagattacagaatacatgccccaaaatgtattttgtaacatattccgttactcaatgagagtattctgaatactttggattacttaatatattatcatgctttttacaactacatgaatgtactattgctgtgtgatttattactattactgaaggtccgcggctcctaactatagtaaagggacctctggctaatacctcgggttccgtgtcgggctcgtagccgaaaaatagctttactttgttgtctgggtcaactttgcttgcgagtgacagagagaggcgttgaaaggctgctccaacggaacttattgtttcggaggaaaacacgaacacacagtgtacagtcgagtcttaatagcgtacttacaactgggctcgtcaggcactcttcttggctgcagtggttattattatatttacatgcttccagctaacgtaacggaatatgttacaaaatacattttggggcatgtattctgtaatctgtagtggaatacattttaaaagtaaccttcccaacactgctcatattttgtattttaaatacgtaacggcggtacatgtattccgttactccccaacactgtgtaAATCCCACTGAAGTGAAAGCTACTGAGCCCaaaacaacacaagaaacaaacaaaaaacttaagcAGTGCTGTTAGTAAAATGCGGCTCAACAGATTTAATCTATAGAACACATTTATCCAGTAAATAATCTGTCGCAGATAGAGCATACAGACAGACGATTTTAAACCGAAACTATGGACCAGTCTGTGTGTTCAGCATGAGCTCCCGCGGTGACCTAGAGAGCTCCCTTTACTCCGAGTTTAAGCTCGACTTACCTCGTTAACCCATCGACCTTTCCGGTAAACCCTGGCACAGATTTTCCCCAAAAGCCACCTCGCAGACCCGCCCCCTGTTTTGTCATTCAGGCGGTGCAGATGGCGTGCGTAGGTGAACGGTCAGGTAAGGAGAGTAAGAGTGCAGAATTGGTCAGATTTAATTTGATCTCCTATCAGAATGTAATGTCGTGTAAGGCAATGGACATGCAGATGCTATTAAAAAGGATGTAGGCCAGCTTGAGGCAGGCCTGAGGTCAGGTTTAGGTTGAACTTTGGTGCTAACGTTGTTGTTGGTGTGGTTTGAAGGCAGCATTCATGGCTGTTTCAGCACCTGCTGTCTATAAAAGCATTCATctttatgtatattttatttcatgttcaTTTAACTTGATTCattttaatataattattaCAAAGACTAGTCCATGCCTATGAATCCACTCTGTTCTTTTAGTGGTAGGTCATTCCTCTATTTAACTCTGATATATGGGCGAGGGCAGTTTAGCACACTGTACATTAGGCTGTATTGCAAGCACAGGCCAGGTCCTGCTATAATTTGTGCAAAGTCTGCCAAATAATGCATATACTTAGTCTTGTCTTTAACACTTatgagttttttgtttattccttTTTATACACAAATATGTTGCCTTTAGTAGTTTTTGCTTACAGGTAGCcctgaaaaaacaaattacTCAGAAATGAGAAATCCCAGTTTAACCCTCACTGCCCTTCATTTTGAAGCACTGaactacaattttttttttttatgaaacaaAAGCATTGGTTTCATCTAAATTATTTAGGTGTGTGTGGCAAGAGAGGAAGTTTAATGATTCATGAACCCATCAGCCAAGTGGCTTTGAGTCTTTCTTTCCATAGTGTTGTTGTAGTGCCATAAAGACCCACCGTGATGGTGATGCATTCAGGATACTGTGTGTCCTGATTGATGAGCTTCCTGGAAACACCCTGGCAGAACAGAAGCAGTCTCAGATTACAATGTACCACGCAGTCTTTCTCTGTTGTTGTTTCACCACTCCAGTGATAATCAAGACACTGTCCATTAGGTCACGTTTTTGGTTTGATATACTGTAAACAGATTGCGTGTATATACTGTAGTTAAAAtaagggattttttttcagttctagTGTTGATGAGAGCTAAAAGAGAATCACTGCTACTCAAAAGAGGAGACAGTTTTCTTTAACAGAAGACTTGCATTCCTTTCATATCTGGTTAATGTTATTGAACTAACTTAACTAATGGAAGTTATTCAAAATTCTTTCAACATATGTCTGGTGGGGATTTCATGAATATTATGCAGGTCTGTTCATTATTTATATCAAAGTATAGTACACACAATagtgtagtttatttttatgtaactTGTAACTTTACAAGTCTTCAGGTCGACCCACTCTGATTTGCCTAGAGGTGCGTGCATGCAtgcgtgtctgtgcgtgtgtgtgtactaaagtcccatatttaaaaaaaacaacaacttcacaTTGCAAAAAAATAACTGGTGTTATTTTCTGTAAATAGCTTATGTAAGTTCTTAATATAAACAATTGtatttctcaaaaatacaagacaaAGAGCTCTTTAATTTGAAATTCTTGGTTACAAAAGTGaagaaaatgtcattttcattCAACTTTGAGAGGAAGTTGTACCGTAAAAAGTCTCAGTACATAATCTAATCTGAATTGAACAAAGTTCACGAGTTTCCAGATGTTATTCTAAATATAACTGAGAAAGTGTTTTTACATATATGCATATTTTTCAATTTGAAGACCCACTTTGTAGGGATATACGTTATCCTGGAGGAGTGTGATAATTCAGCCTAAATTTAAAATATACTAAGAGGCATTAAAAGCACAACAATGCAGCATTTTCATACAACATTTATTCATAAAATAACTTATATTaattcataaataaatacatgcatATCTAGAAAAGTACTTGATGAATGAAGAAGCTATAATTGCACCGCAATCATTATATATGTCCACATTTTAAACCATAATATTTTTAGGCAAATTACAGGTGGTTGAGCAGAAAATGTCGTGAAAATTCGATGATTTAATATTAATGTTACTGCAATTAATAATGATATTAAATAGTACTGCATTACACTGACGGCATTCCTTTATATAAGAAGTGTTTAAAACATCGTGCATGACATCAACTTTagcttttaacattttaacaaacacttCACTCAGAACTCTCTAGGTGGTGATGCTGTGCAATAGTTGGATAATgaaacagaatagaatagaaatatCCTTTATTGTCCCTTATTGGGGAAATTTGGGAGTTCCAGCAGCAAAGTGACAGGCAGATGGATACGCAGcaaaaaatacagtacagtTAATACgttattaaaaatttaaaaaaaatattaaaaacagaaaaaggaaaaactgtgcAAATAAGAGCAGGGATATAAACAACTATAATGTAACTATAATATAAACAACTTATTgcgtttgttgggagcagtgaTAGTTATAAAGTCTACCAGCTGTGGCGAGGAAGGACCTGCGATAATGAATGCCCTGTCCCCAAACACGTGCATAGGTAGATTTCCCTGTTTACAAAACACCACACAGTAGTCAGAGCAATTAACGTCCTGACAAGTACGGCAGACCTCCTTTGCACTCTACAGTCAGAGACTTCAGACGCCGGACATTTTACTGTGGCTTCTGGTCTCTTGCAGACATGCCTCGTCAATTTCTAAAGGTGAATCTGagtgaggtggaggaggagacgCAGCTGCTTGCAGAGAAAGTATATGCATCGgcattaaaagaagaagaaaccaaAGATGCCTTGTCGATGTTCACGATGCCTGAGGACTGCCCAATTGGCCTCCAGCAAGCCAAAGACCATGAACTGCTTAAGGAGCTGGCAGAGCAGCAGTCAGAGGAGACTCTTAAGAGGTAAGTCCTGCTTGAACCGCATATCAGTCTGTTCATGCAAGCACAATTATcctaatataaaaaacaaaacaaaaatccctTTATAAGACGtatattttcagttttgcttaTTATTTATGTGGTGTTAAATATACGTGAGCCAAGActtaaagttttcagttttttccttttgattttttttttctttagtggtCTTGATTCTGTATGATGTAATATAGTCTCCTTAGGCACACAGCTCTGACTGTGAGCACTGAAGCCACACCCACCTGTTATTTAAAtcttttgttttcaataaaGTTGCCTTAATTGGAAGGTGGGGGTAAAGGGGGATGAACTAAAACAGATTGTGCACAAATGCAAAGTTCAAACTGTAAATAATGCAAAGCGGCTCTGTGGAGTCTAATGATATAAATGTGAAGTTAAAACTGAGCACAATAGGCCCCTTTAATTGAGTCATCTTACCATGATTTTAGGTAAAGACTCGTTCAATTAAGTGAGCTTTGCACCAAATGCTAATCAAGTTGCTGACTTTTCAGGAGGAACAGCCTGAGGATGATTCGTTCCAAGTCACTTTGCCTACAAGTCCCAGCCAATGCAGACTGGGCACGCCTAGTGACACCATTCATGTCCCCCAGCTCCACCAGCTCATCTGTGCAAGAAAACTGCCCTGATTATCAGAGGGTTACTATTAGTGGAGATTACTGTGCTGGTGTAAGTACTCTCGTTGAAAGTGCCAACTGGTGTAGttacaaaaatacatacatcccatatgtaatattttgaatttgaatattaaatagtaaaaaaaaaaacaaaaaactgtcagACAAATGTGAAACGACAATATTTTCAAATTGAATGTAGCATGATTTAAGTGTACAGTATcaaaaaaattgaattattgGAAGTAGAGACAACTGCATGTCTTCCTGCCACCCTCTGAAGGAATTAATTCAAAATCTTAAAAGTGCAAAACTGTCTACATTTTGAAGTATAAAAGATGAATTTAGATGCCAGTCAAAGCATTGTAGCTTCAAAGTCTAGCAGCCAGTCCCAGCACAGTGTCCCTCCACATGATCCAGTGTAGCCTTCACTATTACCACAAGGTTTGGAATAGACTTGAATTTATGTTTAATGCTCATCCTCCTCTCAGATCACACTGGACGACTATGATCAGGCCGCCAAAAATCTGTTTAAAGCTCTGCTTCTTCGAGAGAAATACTCAAAGCTAGCCTATCACAGATTCTGCAGAACGACGGGCAAGTTCCTACGAAGTGCTCAGAACACGACCTGGAACGAAGAAGATGAGGTCCTTCCAGGTATGATGTACCTGTATGtataacaacatttaaaaacatgcttTGTTCTAATTTATATTAAAGTAATGGAAAAACCTTTGTGACCACCAGACATGTGCCCATGTCCAGAAGCTGGGGAGGATCCCTACTGCATGGACAACATCCCCAAGGATCTAAATTATAAACTGAAGATGAAGGATGGGATAGTTTATGTGTATGATAATGAAGAGGCTTTCAAACAAAACCAGCCTCATGACCTTCCTTACCCAGACTTGGAGACCTTTGCTGTAGAGCTGAGTCATGTGCTTGCCATGACTGCAGATGGACCCACGTAAGTTTCCAAAACAATTATGCAGACATGCTGGTTGAAAAACCGGTTATCATCCATTCTGCACTTTTTAGAGAATGAACTGAGTGTCACTTTTAATTTTCAGGAAAACCTACTGTCATAGGAGACTAAATTTCTTGAGTTCAAAATTCAAACTCCATGAGATGCTCAATGAGATGGCTGAGCTCAAGGAATTAAAACGTGTGCCTCACAGAGATTTCTACAATGTTAGAAAGGTTAGTATTCCATCTCTGGGAAGTGAGGCAACCATTACCTCTGACTGAACTTTAAAATGAGTGTAGATACCAAAGCATGCTCTGCAAACTACCCAGATTAACCTGCACCTGTTTAAAGTGTCCAGCGTTTAATAACACAAAAGCTGTTATCATTTAATTGGTTGGCAAAAAGCACTTTGAAGAACTTCTGAATGTGACAGCAATGTCGTTTGTAGAGGAGGCAGAGCCTGAAGCCTCAGGGGAAGCTTCACCAAATACACTAACTGTGCTCCAGTTATCCCCAGGAAAGTGTATTCCAGGATGCTAGAGGGGAGGATTGTTGAACACTGGATTCAGAAGGAGCAATGCTGACTTTGAAATCAGGGGGATCATGGGAGCTTGACCAGCCAGTCTTTTATGGACTTGGAGAGACTTACCACCGGGTCAATTGGGCATATCTTTAAGGGGAGTGAAGGTATGGTGTTCCAGGGCCATTCAATCCTTGTTTAACCAAAGTAAGAGCTGGTTCTGCATCTTTGGCACAAAGTGAAGCACATTTTCAGTACTGCTGCTCCTTTTGTCACAACAGAGTATCACCTCCACTCTGAGATCCATCTGGAAAGGAAAAGctagttgaggtggttcagacATCTGTTTTAGTTGCCTCTTGGATTGCTGGGCCTGAATAGCTTCTGAGCATGCCCAACTGGGAGGGGTTAAATGTAGGATATTAGTGCATGCAGACTGAACATACTGTTTCTTTCTTGCAGGTGGACACGCACATTCATGCAGCTGCATGCATGTCTCAGAAACATCTGCTCACCTTCATCCAGAAGACGTATCAGACTGATGCAGAACGTGTAGTTTTAGAAAAGGGTGGACAAAGAATGACACTCAAAGAGGTTTTCCAGCACCTCAGCAAGGACCCCTATGACCTTACTGTGGACTCTCTCGATGTACATGCTGTAAGAAATATTGTCTATTCTTCTGAATTCAAATATTCCATTAACACAATATATTTAAGAATTTCAGATTTTGTCTTTCTGCTGCTTGCATCATTCTGGGATTCTGAATCACACTTTatgatttattacatttacaggGGAGACAAACCTTCCACCGCTTTGATAAGTTCAATGCGAAGTATAACCCAGTGGGAGCCAGTGAGCTTCGCGAAATCTTCCTGAAAACTGACAATGTTGTTAATGGAGAGTATTTTGCTTGCATCATAAAGGTACTATCATCATGTGTAGCATGTCATCAATTTCAAGACAGAGTGATGCAAAGAAAACTTGATGCACTCTTCCTCTCACCATTTTTTATAGGAAGTGGCCCGTGGCCTGGAGGAGAGCAAGTATCAGCATGTAGAGCCACGCCTGTCCATCTACGGAAGGTCTCCTGACGAGTGGTACAGTCTGTCCAAGTGGTTTATTGACCACAAATTATACTCTCCAAACATGAGGTGGATGATTCAAGTGCCCAGAATATAGTAAGTGCTTCATGCTTAAAATGCAGGCTTTTAATTTAACAGCATTTTGTAAAATCTAAAATATACTTTTACGTTGCAGTGATATTTTCAAGCTAAAGAAGCTGATACCCAATTTTGCCAAGATGCTGGAGAACATATTCCTTCCTTTGTTTGAGGCCACAGTTAATCCACAGAAGCACAAAGAACTTCACATTTTCCTCAAATATGTAAGATTTGTTATACCAAAACAGATCTCAGCAAATATTATGAGGATCAGTTTTGCACAAAAAGATGTACTTCATGTCTTCAAATGATGCATTTACGTGCAGTATAATAATAGTTGTGATATAGCAAACTATACTGTAGTGGTAAGCAGATGCACCCATTAGGGTTAGTCTTTTAGTGTCTTAAACAGAGAAGCAATGAAAATATAATGAAGCATCAATATGAAAACATGTCTTTATAATATAAACTGGattcataaaatgtaaaattgttCAGAAATACACTGTATGGGCAAAGTGTTCCACTACTTAAGTAGTGTGTTCCACTACTTAATATTGAAATacag contains:
- the ampd3a gene encoding AMP deaminase 3, with the protein product MRREDTPLLKQHSNPGLGKNMPRQFLKVNLSEVEEETQLLAEKVYASALKEEETKDALSMFTMPEDCPIGLQQAKDHELLKELAEQQSEETLKRRNSLRMIRSNSTSSSVQENCPDYQRVTISGDYCAGITLDDYDQAAKNLFKALLLREKYSKLAYHRFCRTTGKFLRSAQNTTWNEEDEVLPDMCPCPEAGEDPYCMDNIPKDLNYKLKMKDGIVYVYDNEEAFKQNQPHDLPYPDLETFAVELSHVLAMTADGPTKTYCHRRLNFLSSKFKLHEMLNEMAELKELKRVPHRDFYNVRKVDTHIHAAACMSQKHLLTFIQKTYQTDAERVVLEKGGQRMTLKEVFQHLSKDPYDLTVDSLDVHAGRQTFHRFDKFNAKYNPVGASELREIFLKTDNVVNGEYFACIIKEVARGLEESKYQHVEPRLSIYGRSPDEWYSLSKWFIDHKLYSPNMRWMIQVPRIYDIFKLKKLIPNFAKMLENIFLPLFEATVNPQKHKELHIFLKYVSGFDSVDDESKHSDHMFSFRSPKPEQWTSVENPPYSYYIFHMYANIIVLNNLRKECGLNTFQFRPHCGEAGSLTHLVSAFLTADNISHGLNLRKSPVLQYLYYLAQVPIAMSPLSNNGLFLEYSKSPLKDFLHKGLCVSLSTDDPMLFHYTKEPLMEEYAIAAQLWKFSTCDVCEIARNSVLQSGFSHQDKMHFLGENYLKDGPEGNDIRKTNVAQVRMAYRHETLCNELSFIVDAVKAETMNSHSE